The Rhodoferax ferrireducens T118 DNA segment CGCAGCTTGCCCCGGTGCCCCAAGACCAGCAGGCTGAGCTTGTGCAGTTCGGGCAAGGTAAAACCCATGGCATCGGCATTGTCCAGAATGTAGGCGCCGTGTTTGTGGTAGTCGCTGTGGGAAATGTGGCTGCCAATGTCATGCAATCGGGCCGCCCATTCGAGCTTGCGCAGCATGCGTTCAGCCAGTGGGTCCTCGGGCAGGCTTTGCGGCTTCAAAACGCTGCCTTGAAGCTGCGCCAGCAAGTGGCTGGCGACTTTGCCAACGCGCAGGCCATGTGCCGTATTGGTTCCAAATTTGGTGGCCAACCGTTGTACCGAGCGCTCGCGCACATCGGACTGGTCTTGCGTGGCGCCCATCAAGTCAAACAACAGTCCGTGCCGCAGGCCGCCCGTGGTCTGCTGCATTTGATCGATTTCCAGCAAGTCGAAAACCGCCCGCAAAACGCTCAAGCCTCCACCGATGATGGCGCGCCGGTCTTCCCGCATGCCCATCAGCCGAAGACGATCAGCGCTTTGGGCGCTGAGCAACTTGTCTTGCAGCCAGTCCAGTCCTTCGCGGCTCACGTAGCCTGTCGGCCAGCCCGCCGCGGCCAACGCATCGGCAACCGCGTTCACGGTACCCGCCGAGCCATAAGCCACGTCCCAGGCGTCACGCCGGTAGGTGTTGAGCGCCTCGTCCAGCACCGCCTTGGCCGCAATTTCCGCCATTTCAAAGGCGCGCCTGGTGAATTGGTTGTCGGCAAAATAGCGGCTCGACCAGGCAACGCTGCCAACCCGGTACGACTCCATCTGGCTGGGCTCCAGGCCCTGACCCAGAATCAGCTCGGTCGAGCGCCCGCCAATGTCAACCACCAGACGGCGCTCGTCCCCGTGCGGCAGCGCCTGGGCCACGCCCTGGTAGATCAGACGGGCTTCTTCCCGGCCCGAGATGACGTCAATCTGGAACCCCAGCAGCTTGTTGGCGGGCTTCAAAAACTCGACCCGGTTACGCGCTTCGCGCAAGGTTTGTGTCGCCACGGCGCGTACCTCGGCCGCACCAAAGCCAGCCAGACGTTCGCCAAAACGTGCCAGGCAATCCCAGCCACGCTGCATCGCCTCAGGCGTCAAATTTCGGTCAGGATCCAGGCCGTTGCCCTGGCGCACGGTTTCCTTCAAATATTCTGTGCGGAAGAACTGACCGTGTTCAATCCGTCCAATTTCAAGGCGAAAGCTGTTGGAGCCCAAATCGACAGCCGCCAGGCGCGTTCCTTCTTGCATCGGTAATCTTCCTGTGTTTGGGCGTGCAGCATAGCATTCGGGTTGGATGGCCCGGCGACGCTTGTCATTTGCTATATTTATAGTAGCTATACATGCCTATTTTACGGGGGCTGTAGCCTGATTTGTCGTATACTTATCGGTGGTCAGGCAGCGTTCGTTTCTGCCTTTCTACTCCTTGTTGGTATGTCCGTGAACCGGTCGGGCCATCGGGCGCTGCTGGCGCCAGCGTGGCGGCATAAAGCCCTTTTTGGCCGGGTGCCGGGCGGCTGAGGTCGTGAAGGCGGTGTAATAGCCGCTGTGCAAAATCAATCCAAACAACCCAATCAGGAGTCATTCGCTTGAGTACCGACGATCTGGCGGGCCTGTCGCTGGCCGCTTTTGACCAGATGGTGGACGCCACGGCGGGTTTTCGCTCCCGCCCCGGCCAGCGTGACATGGCGCAGCAGATTGCCAGTGCCTTGTCGGGCGTGACGCTGGGCGAGCATGCCGAGCCCAACAAGTCTATTGCGGTCATTCAGGCCGGCACCGGCGTGGGCAAGTCGGCGGCTTACCTGGCCACTACCGTGGCGCTGGCGCTGGCGCGCAAAACCCGGGTCGTCATTTCAACCGCCACGGTGGCGCTGCAAGAGCAACTGATGACCAAGGACTTGCCCGCGCTGGCCGCGGTGCTGGAAAGCCCTTTTGTCTTTGCGCTGGCCAAGGGGCGTGGCCGCTACGTGTGCAAGTTCAAGCTGGAGCGCCTGGCCGGTCCGGGCGGCGATGAACTGAACGAGGAGCTGTTTGGCGTGGATGAAGACACGCCACCCACGCGCGCAGCGTTTGCCGCCCAGCTGCAGGGTGTTGACCCTGAAGAGCGGCGCATGAAGCTCTATGACGCGCTGGCCACTGCCTTGAGCCAAGGCAAATGGGACGGCGACCGCGACAAGCTCGCCGAGCAGCCCGACGCGCGCGACTGGTCGGCGGTGGCGGCGGAGCGCCACAGCTGCACCGCGCGGCACTGCCCGCGTTTTCGCGACTGCAGCTACTACCAGGCGCGCACGCAACTGGCCGAAGCGAATGTCATCGTTGCCAACCATGACCTGGTGCTGGCCTCGCTCGGCATGAATGCGCTGCCCGAGCTGGAAAAATGCCTGGTGGTGTTTGACGAAGGGCACCACCTGCCCGCCGTCGCGCTGGACCAGTTTTCCAGCAGCATGGACCTATCAAGCCTGCGCTGGCTCGACAAACTGCCCAAAATCTTGCTGGAGGTGAGCGAGAAGATCAGTCGGACGCCTGATCAGGACGTCAACACCCTGGCCCAGCAGCTCAAGACCGCCTTGCTCGATGTCAGCCGCATCGCCATGGATTTGTTGCGGACCGGCGGCACTGGCTACGACGGCACCCAGCGCTTCAAGAACGGCGTGCTGCCGGTTGTCTTGCTGGAGCCGATGACGCTGATTCAGGGCCACGCCAGGGGCTTGTCCGGCGTGCTCGAAGCCCTGGGCGCCGAGCTGAAACGGCGCGCCAAGGAAGACCCGGCGCTGGCCTTGAGCAGCTCCCTGCTGTACGCCAAGCTCGGTCCGATGGCGCCCAGGCTGGGCAGTGTGCTGGCCACCAGCGGCATGCTGCTGCAACAGGGGCCGCAACCGCTGGCCAAGTGGCTCAAGTCCGACACCAGCTCGGGCCTGGTTTTTATGAGTGCCCACGCCTGCCCGATTGTGCCGGGCGAGCTGTTGCAGCAAAGCCTGTGGCGCCAGGTGCGCGGCGCCGTCATCACCTCGGCGACGCTGACGAGTTGCGGCAGTTTTGATTTTTTTCTGCAGGAAGCCGGGCTCGACAACGACGAGACGGTGTCCACGCTGGAGGTCGCCAGCCCTTTTAATTACACCGCCCAAGGTCGCTTGATCGTGGTCGAGACCGTGGCTGACCCGAAGAACGTCGAGGCCTACACACGCGAGCTGGTGGCGGAGTTGCTGCTCGATCTGAGCCAAATCGAACATGGCGCGCTGGCCCTGTTCACCTCGCGCGTGCAGATGAAAGCGGCGGTCGACGCCCTGAGCCCCACGCTGCAGGACGTGGTGCTGGTGCAGGGGCAAATGGCGCGCACCCGGCTGCTGGCCACGCATCAGGCGCGGGTGGAGGCGGGGCGGCCTTCCGTCATTTTTGGCCTGCAGTCGTTTGGCGAAGGGCTGGACTTGCCCGGGCGGCTGTGCGAAACCGTGTTGATTGCTAAATTGCCCTTCAGTCCACCGTCGGACCCGGTGGAAGAAGCGCGCTCCGAGTGGCTCAAAAGTGTCGGGCGCGACCCGTTTTCCGAACTGGTGGTGCCTGCCACCGGTATCCGGCTGCTGCAGTGGACGGGGCGGGCGATTCGCACCGAAGAAGATGTGGCGACCGTCATCTGTTATGACCGGCGCCTGCTCACCATGGCGTTTGGGCGGCGCATGCTGCAGGGCTTGCCCGCCTACGCGGTGCTGCGCCGCTCGGCGGGTGTGCTGCGGGCGATGTAGCTTGACGAGCCCTTGCCTTGCATTCGGGGCCCGCGACCGCAGTTGAGGTCAGGGCAGAGGTAAAAGTTAAGGACAGGCGTTTTGAATTGAAAGCGATGATGAATACGATTTTTGGTTTTGTTGTGCGGGTGGTGCTGCTACTGGCGGGTTTGATCTTCATGGCCAGTCTGCTGGTTGCCGCCTTGCTGGTGTTGGTGCTGTGGCTGCTGCGCGCGTTGTGGGCCAAGCTGACCGGTCAGCCGGTGCGTCCCTGGACGTTTCAGGTCAATCGGCAAGCGATGTGGCAGCACTTTTATCGCCCGCCAGCGCACGGCGCTGCGCCCCGGCGCGACGACTCCGATGTGATTGACGCGGAGGTCAAGGAAATCAAGGAAGACAAGCGGGCGGGTTCTTGAAGGGCTTGGGATTTTTTGGCGTTCTTGCCCCCACTCATACCCCCAACCCCTTTCTCGCCCCGCCGGGCGAAAAAGGGGAGCTTCATGTGGCCGCGTCTTCAAAGGCGGGAACTACATGCGCGACTGCGCGTTGGCCTCGAAGTGGTGACAACACACCTCGAAGCCATTCAATCAGTTGAAGGTCAACGTGCCATTGCGTGCCAATTTCCCACCTAAATAGACGCGGCCACATGGGGCTCCTCTTTCCGCCCCGGCGGGGGTGGAAAGAGGCGGGGGAGATAGGGGGGAATACCGCGCCGGAAAAAAGAATTGCGCTGGAAGAATTGCGCTAGTGGCTCTGTCGATGCCCAACATAAAAAAATGAAGCACTAAGAAAATCAAAGCGCATCACCCATATAGGACGGTGGCTAGAGCCCTGTTTTGTCTACAAGAAGTCAGCGCGACGGCGTTTCGGCATCGATGACGATCTCTTTCGAAAACAAGTCGATTGCCGTCTTGGCCACTTGTTGCGTGTCAAAGTAGGCGTAGGCGCTGACGCCGACTGCGCCAAGCAAGGGCACAAAGCGGCTCGCACTCTTGCCAATGATGCGTTGCGTCACCTTGACGCCCAGCAGCCGCGCGGCCGATTGAATAAACCCCAGCGACGCGGTTTGAACCACATAGCGCTCGCCCACGCGCACCACCACATCGCGAAACAACTGCACCGAGACGTGCTTGAACAGGCAGTAAATCATCTGCTCCCGGCCCAACGTGGCCTGTTTGCCATAGACCGCCGCGATGTCTGACACCAGTTGCGCTTGCAGCTTCCATACCCCCACCAGTTCTGGCAGCACCGTCAGCCAGCCCAGAAAGCCCGGCGGCAGTGCCAGCGAACCGGCCATCACACCAGCCTGGCGGGCGGCGGCGCGGCTCAGCGCGCGGGCGCGCTTTTCGGGCTGTTCAATTTCTCTTTCGCTGGAAGCGGGCACGCGCAACACCAGCCCCAGAATGGCGTCGCCGACTTTGTGGCGCAGACCGGTTGCTGGGTCGGTGGTGACTGCCACGGGCAGATCAAGCGTGGAACGTGCAGATTTGGACATGGTGCGTCATTATGTGACCCATGTTGCCTGATGGGGCACGTCATGACGTTGTTGCGCCGCTTTGCCCGCGCCCTGGCTTGGGAGCACGGCTGGCGGACAAGGCAAAATGTAATGATGAGAAACAATATGTTAGCGCCGACCCTGCGTCTATTGGGTGCCCTGATCTGCCAGCTTGGCAGCCTCGGACTGGCCATTGCGCAGACACCTGAGCCCGTCAGCGTCAGCGCCGCGAACGCCACGGCGCTGTCCGAGACCGATTTTCTGACCGAGATGCCGCTTGTGTTGTCGGTATCCAGGCTGCCGCAGCGCCTGGACGAGACGCCGGGTGCCGTGACCATCATCGACCGCGACATGATCCGGCTCTCCGGCGCACGCGACGTGGCTGACCTGCTGCGTCTGGTGCCCGGGTTCCAGACCAGTACCTCGTTTGAAACCGGCGCGCCACTGGCCAGCTACCACGGTAGTTTTGACGCCTACTCGGCACGCATGCAGGTGCTGGTGGACGGGCGCTCGGTCTACTCGCCTTATCTTTTCGGCGGTACTGCCACCGGTTTGCAAAGCGTGGCGATGGCCGATATTGAACGCATCGAGGTGCTGCGCGGCTCCAACTCCGCTGCCTACGGTGCACGCGCCATGCTGGGGGTGATCAATATTGTGACGCGCCACACGGTCGATACGCTGGGTCGGCAGGCCGCCGTGACGACCGGCGAAAACGGCATTCGCGATGCGCAGGCCAGCATTGGCTGGGGCCAGGACGGTGCCACCTTTCGCCTCGGGCTTGACCGCCGCGGTGACGACGGTCTGAGCGGGTCGAACGGCCACAACCTGATCAATCGCGTGAACCTTCGCGCTGATCTGCGCGCCAGTGCGAGGGATGAAGTTGGGCTGCGCGCGGGCGGTTTAACCATCGATTCCGGCGAAGGCTACGTGGGCAAGCCTGACAATCCACCGCACGATCGTTCTTTCGGCGCTGGCTATGCGCAACTCGACTGGCGGCGCAGTCTGGGCGCGGATGAAGATATGGCGCTGAGTTTGTCGCACACCCAAGAGTCCCTTCGGAACAGTTTTGCGTATTCGCTGCTCTCCTACAAAAATCAGGTGGCGGCGTATCCGGACGGCGGAAACGCGGCGCTGATTCAATTCAAGAATCTGGTGGCGGGTATTGATGACAGCATTGACATTGATACCAGTGGCCGCGCGAGCAGCAGCACGCTGTCCCTGCAGCACACCCTGCGCCACAGTTCTGCACTTCGGGTGGTACTGGGTGGTGAGCTCAGGCGTGAGGAGGTGGTGTCGCGGGCGCTTTACAACACCGATGCCGTCCTGCGCACCGATTACACCCGCCTGTTTGGTAACGCAGAATGGCGATTTGCCGACAACGCCCTGTTGAATGCGGGCGGCATGTACGAAAATAACAATGTCAGGGGCGACAATTTTTCGCCGCGGCTGATGGTCAACTGGCACGTCGCCCAGGGTCAGACCTTGCGTTTTGGGGTGTCGAAAGCCTATCGTTCAAACAGTACTTTCGAGCAATTTGCCGACGCGCGCTACACCTCGAATGGCGTTTTACTGAAGGTAACCGCGTTGGCCAGCGGCGCCGTCCAGCCTGAGAGTTTGCTGGTGCGCGAGTTCGGTTACCTCGGTGACTTCCCGTGGCTGCGCGCGGGCCTGGATGTACGTGTGTTTCACGAGCGGATTGCCGGTTTCGTGCGCGGGCGCAAGTCTGTTTTGCCCGCTGGCACAACCCTGTTGGCATCAGCGCCGTGGGACTATGTCAACGATGAGGATTTCACCATCAAAGGCTTTGAATACCAGTTGAAATGGCGTCCTTGGCGAGATGCCCAGTTCATTTTCAATCAAACCTATACCAACATCAATTCGATTGATACTGGTACCGTTCTGCCAGCGCCGGAAGTGGCCAGTTCTCTGACCTATCTTCAGAAATTGCCGGGCGGCGTTGATCTAAGTTTGATGCACCAGGATAGCGGCCCGGTTGTTTTGACGGGTTCATCAGGCAGTCACCTGGCGATGACCCGCACCGATTTGCGGCTGGCCCTGCCAGTGCAATTTGGTGCCACTCGGGGCGAAGTCGCCTTGGTCGTGCAAAACCTGGGCTCGCCATACCTCGATTTTGATCAGCTATTCAGGTTCCAACGCCGCGCCTTCGTGACCCTGCGGCTGGAAAACTAAGTCTGGTCCGGTCCCATGTTGGCGCGCCTGCGTTTACTGTTGCTGACGTTCTGGCTCGGCTGCCTGACGGCACCAACGGTGCAGGCCGTCACGGTCGTGATCGTCAGCAGTGAACGCAGCCCGGCTTATGCGCAGGCGGCTGACACCTTGGTGCGCGAACTTGAGCGCACAGGCTGGTCGCGCCACGACATGCTGCAGCTCACAGCCGCCGAGTTGGCTGGCGCCGGTGTGTTGACGCCCAAGCTGTTTGTGGCACTGGGTGCCCAAGCCGCCAATGCATTGGCACTGGCGCCATTGACTACGCCGGTGCTGTGCGCGCTGCTGCCGCGCAGCAGTTTTGAGCGGGTCTTGCGCAGCAGTGGGCGCAAGGCGTCGAGCCAGTTCTCGGCGCTCTATCTGGATCAGCCCCTGAGCCGACAACTGGGGCTGATTCAGTTGGCCTTGCCCGAGGCGCGCCGCATTGGCGTGCTGTGGGGGCCCGAGTCGAAAACGCAGGCGCCCACTTTGAGAGCGCTCGCGCAGGCCAGGGGCTTGAGCCTGCTGGAGGCGGACGTCGGGCAGGGTGAATTGCTTTTTCCGGGCCTCAAGGCCGCGCTGGAAGGCGCCGATGTGTTGTTGGCGCTGGCCGATCCGCAGGTCTTCAACAGCAGCAGCATTCAAAATGTCCTGCTGACTTCGTTCCGGGCGGGTGTGCCTCTGGTGGCTTTTTCACCCGCCTATGTACGGGCTGGCGCCCTGCTGGCCCTGCATGTCACGCCTGAGCAAATCGGTCAGCAAGCGGCCCTCATTGCCGGTGGCGTCTTGCAGGGCAAGACCTTGTCGGCCACGCCGCTGTATTCGCAGGACTTCAGCGTTGACGTCAATGAGCATGTGGCCCGTTCGCTCGGACTGAGGCTCGACGCTGCTGTTTTGCGCACACTGTTGCGCCAGCGGGAGGCGGCACCATGAAACTGGGCGGTATCCGTCACCGGATGTTGTTGGCCGCGGTGTTGCCGGTGGCCTTGATTGCCGTCTTGCTGGCAGCGGTGTTTCTGTTCACCCGCTTCGATGACATCAATGCGGCGCACCGCCAGCGCGCCCGGTCCCTGGCCCGCCAACTCGCCACGGCCAGTGAATATGGCCTGTTTTCAGACAACGTCAGCCAGTTGCGAACCCTGGCCGGTGGCGCGCTGCGCGAGGCTGACGTGCGCTCGGTCGCCATTGTGAACGCGCAGGGCAAGGTGTTGGCGCACGCGGGCAAGCCCAGCTATCAGACACAGCCGTTGCTGGATCGGCAGGAACGTGAACAGTATGAGCCCGGCGCCGATCTGGACTTGTTGCTGCAGCCGGTTGCGGCCACCCAGGTACCACTGGACGACCTGTATCAAGCGCAGTTCGACACCGCCGGCGGCGCCGGTCAAGCCATGCCGGCGCCGCTCCTGCTCGGCCATGTGTTGATCGAGTTTTCACGCGAGTCGCTGAACCAGAGAGCGCGCCAGATGCTGTTGGCGGGCATTGCCATCACCCTGGGCGGCCTGTTGTTCGGCGCCTTGCTGGCGGCGCGCTTGGGCCGTGGGGTGATTCGGCCCATTGCGCGGGTCTCCCGACTGATTGAACGCATCGGTGCTGGCGAACTGTCGGCGCGCGCCGAGGTCTTGCCGGGTGACCCCTTGCGTGAGGTGCAGCAGGGCCTCAACGTGATGGCGCAACGGCTGGAGTCCGGCCGGGATGAGCTGGAGCAGCGGATTGCCACGGCGACGCAGGCCTTGCGCGAGAAAAAAGAAGAGGCCGAGACCGCCACGCGGGCCAAGTCGCGCTTTCTGGCCGCGGCGAGTCATGACTTGCGCCAACCGATGCACGCGCTGGGCCTGTTTGTCGCCCGACTGGCACAGTTGCCGCACGATGCGCCGACGACGCATTTGATCGGCAACCTGGATGCGTCGGTGCAGGCGCTGCAGGAGCTGCTGGATGGCTTGCTCGATGTCTCAAGGCTGGAGGCGCAGGCGGTGCAGGTGCAGTTGCGCCCCTTCCCGCTGGCCGATCTGTTTGAGCAATTGCGGGCCAGTCTGGCGTTGACCGCCCAGCAAAAGGGTTTGCGTTTGCGCGTGCGCCCGACGCAGGTTTGGGTGCTGAGCGACTCAGCCCTGCTGCACCGTGTTCTGCTCAATCTGCTGAGTAATGCCTTGCGCTACACGCAGACTGGGGGCGTATTGCTGGCGTGTCGATCTGGCGCTGACGGCCAGCACGTCCGCATTGAGGTGTGGGACAGTGGTATTGGCATCGCGCCAGAGCATCAGTCGGCGGTGTTCAAGGAGTTTTACCAAATTGGCAACAGCGAGCGTGACCGCAACAAGGGCCAGGGACTGGGGCTCAGCATTGTGGAGCGCAGTGCGCAACTGCTCGGCTACCCCTTGCAAATGCACTCCAGTTTGGGCCGTGGCACGCGCTTTAGCCTGTGCGTGCCAGTGGCGCCGCCCGGCGTTGCCCTTGAGCGGCGCAGTCCGCTGCGACCGCGCAACTTTGAAGACATTGCCGGCCTGCGGGTGCTGGTGATTGAGGACGATCAACTGGTGCGGGAGGCGCTGGTGAGCTTGTTGGATTCGTGGCGGGTCGAGGTGGCCGTAGCAGAGGGCTTGGCCATGGCGTTGGCGCTGCTCAAAAGCGGCGTTGCGCCCGAGGTGATCGTGGCCGACTACCGTTTGCGTGATGGCGAAAACGGCATTGAGGTCATTCACCAGCTGCGTGCTGCTGCCGGCCAGCCGATACCGGCCTGCCTGATCAGCGGTGATACTGACGCCACTCTGATGCAGGCGGCTGCGCTCGCATCGCTCACCCTGTTGCAAAAACCGGTGCGTCCGGCCAAGCTGCGCAGCTTGCTGCGGCGTTTGACCCGGTCGGTTCAAGCTGACGGCGGGGAGGCGGTGTAGCCCTGGCGGCTGGCAGCCAGCACCAGCTGGGTGCGGCTTTTGACGTCAAAAGCGCGCAGCAGGGCGGTTACATGGTTCTTGGTGGTGTCGTCGGTCAGCGCCAGCGCTTCACTGATTTCCTTGTTGGAGCGGCCGTCCAGCAGCAGGGCCAGGACCTCGGCCTGGCGCGGCGTGACTTGGGGCGCCGACTTGCCCGGGGAGGCGCCTGGCGTGAGCAGGTCCATGGGCACATAAACCTCGCCCGCCAGCACCAGGCACACGGCAGCCAGCAAGTCGGCGCTATGGCCGTTCTTGGACAGAAAACCGGCCGCGCCGCTGGCCAGCGCCTTGCGCACCATCTGCGGATTGGCCATGCCCGAGAGCATGAGGATGGGGAGCTCGGGATGCGCCTGGCCCAGCACCTTGAGTGCTTCCAGGCCGTTCATGCCGGGCAGGTCGTAGTCGAGCAGCACCAGATCAAGCTCAGGATGCAGGGCGGCCAGTTCAAAAGCACGCTCGCAGTCAGGAGCCTCCAGCACCTCAACCGGTTCGTTCAGCCCCTGCAGAACCTGGTGCAAGCCTTCGCGCACCAGGGCATGGTCATCGACAACGAGGATTTTCAGGCGATTCATTTTTTTTGTTCGAGTATGCACCCGTCTGATGCCGGCAAAACGTGCGCTGGGTCAAGACCTGGGAAAAGGAGCACGGATTCGCGGCGGTCAGTCCCGCAAATTAGAATGAACCATGTTTATCCACCTTCGTTTGCACACTGAATTTTCCGTCGTTGACGGCACCAACCGTATTGGCGACAGCGTCAAGGCCGCGGCCGCTGATGGCCAGCCGGCTTTGGCCATTACCGACCTGAGCAATCTGTTTGGCGCCATCAAGTTTTACAAGGCGGCGCGCAAGTGCGGCGTCAAGCCGCTGATTGGCGCCGAAATCTGGCTCGAAGGGCTGGGCCAGGATGCCAGCGCGCTGTCGCGGCTGCTGCTGCTGGTGCAAAACAAGCAGGGTTACCTCAATTTGTCGGAGTTGCTGGCGCGCGCCTGGACGCAGCAGGGCAACAAGGCGCAGGCCAGCGTCAAGCTGGACTGGCTGAAAGAGCTGGGCGAGGGCTTGATCGTCTTGTCCGGCGCCCAGGCCGGGCCGGTGGGGCAGGCGCTGCTGCAGGGCGATGTGGCGCGCGCGCTGGACGCTGCACTGCAGTTGGCGGGCGTATTTACCCATCGGTTTTACCTGGAGTTGCAGCGCGCCGGTCGCCCCGACGATGAGGCGCATGTCGTGGCCACGGTGCAATTGGCCGCGCGCGCTGGTTTGCCGGTGGTGGCGACGCACCCGATTCAGTTTGCCGGGCCGGATGATTTTGAAGCGCATGAGGCGCGCGTGTGTATTGCCGACGGTGAAATTTTGAGCAACCCACGCCGGGTGCGCCGCTTCACGCGCGAGCAGTATTTCAAGTCCAGCGCGCAGATGCAGGCGCTGTTTGCCGACGTGCCTTCGGCACTCGCCAACACGCTGGAGATTGCCAGGCGTTGCAACCTGACCCTGGTGCTGGACAAACCGCAGCTGCCTGACTTTCCGACGCCCGAGGTCAACGGCCAGCGCATGACGCCGGATGATTACTTTCGCTATGCCTCGCACGAGGGCCTGAAAGAGCGCATGGCCCATCTGTACCCGGATGCGGCGCAGCGCGGCCAAGAGATGCCGCGCTACCTGGCACGGCTTGAATTTGAGCTCAATACCATCGTGAAGATGGGTTTTCCGGGCTATTTTTTGATTGTGGGCGACTTCATCAACTGGGCCAAAAACAACGGTTGCCCGGTCGGGCCGGGACGGGGCTCCGGCGCGGGGTCGCTGGTGGCCTACTCGCTCAAAATCACCGACCTGGACCCCTTGCGCTACAACCTGCTGTTTGAGCGCTTTTTGAACCCGGAACGGGTTTCGATGCCCGACTTTGACATCGACTTTTGTCAGACCAACCGCAACCTGGTGATTGACTACGTCAAGAGCAAATACGGCAAGGACGCCGTCAGCCAGATCGTCACTTTCGGCACCATGGCCGCGCGCGCTGCGGTGCGCGACGTGGGACGTGTGCTGGACATGAGCTACACCTTTTGCGATGGCATCAGCAAGCTGATCCCGAACAAGCCGGGCGTCAGCGTGAGCCTGCAGTTGCCGCCACCGGATCGAAAGAAAGACGACAAAACCGTCTATGCCGTCGAGGCCGAGCCGCTGCTGGCTGAGCGCGAGGCCAAGGAAGAAGACGTCAAGACCCTGCTGGAACTGGCGCGCAAGTTAGAGGGCTTGACGCGCAACGTCGGCATGCACGCCGGCGGTGTGCTGATCGCACCGGGCAAGCTGACCGACTTTTGTCCGCTTTATCAGCAGCCCGGTAGTGACTCGGCGGTGAGTCAGTTTGACAAATACGACGTGGAAGCCATTGGCCTGGTCAAGTTCGACTTTTTGGGCCTGGCCACACTCACCATTCTGGAGATTGCGCGCGACTTCATCATCGAGCGTCACCGGGGCCAGGAAAACTTTGCCTTTGAGAACCTGCCGCTGGACGACATGCGGGTCTACAAGCTGTTTCAGGAGGGCAAGACCGAGGCCGTGTTCCAGTTTGAATCGCGCGGCATGCAGGGCATGTTGAAAGACGCCAAGCCGACCCGCCTGGAAGACCTGATTGCGCTCAACGCCCTGTACCGGCCCGGCCCGATGGACCTGATCCCCAGCTTTGTGGCGCGCAAGCATGGCCGCGAGGTGGTCGAGTACCCGCACCCGCTGGTGGCCGAGATGCTGAGCGAGACCTACGGCATCATGGTCTACCAGGAGCAGGTGATGCAGACGGCACAGATTCTGGGCGGCTATTCGCTCGGTGGCGCTGACATGCTGCGCCGCGCCATGGGCAAGAAAGACGCCGATGAAATGGCCCGCCAGCGCCAGATCTTCCGCGACGGTGCGGCCAAAAACAACATCAATCAAGCCAAGGCCGACGAGGTATTTGACTTGATGGAAAAATTTGCCGGCTATGGCTTCAACAAGTCGCACGCGGCCGCCTATTCACTGTTGGCCTACCACACGGCATGGCTCAAGGTGCACTACACGGCCGAGTTCTTTTGCGCCAACATGACGGTGGAAATGGACGACACCGACAAGCTCAAGGTCTTGTACGAAGACGCTTTGAAAATGGGCTTGACGTTTGAGCCGCCCGATGTGAACCGGGGTGGCAGCCGCTTTGAGCCGATCTCCGACAAGGTCATTCGCTATGGCCTGAGCGCCATCAAGGGCAGTGGCCAGCAAGCGATTGAGGCGATTGTGGCGGCGCGCGAAGGCCGTGGTGTCGGGCCCTCGGGCGATGTGGCGGGGCCGTTCAAAAGTCTGTTCGATTTTTGCGTGCGGGTGGACCGTTCGCGCGTCAACAAGCGCACGGTCGAGGCGCTGATCAAGGCCGGTGCGTTTGATG contains these protein-coding regions:
- the dnaE gene encoding DNA polymerase III subunit alpha, translating into MFIHLRLHTEFSVVDGTNRIGDSVKAAAADGQPALAITDLSNLFGAIKFYKAARKCGVKPLIGAEIWLEGLGQDASALSRLLLLVQNKQGYLNLSELLARAWTQQGNKAQASVKLDWLKELGEGLIVLSGAQAGPVGQALLQGDVARALDAALQLAGVFTHRFYLELQRAGRPDDEAHVVATVQLAARAGLPVVATHPIQFAGPDDFEAHEARVCIADGEILSNPRRVRRFTREQYFKSSAQMQALFADVPSALANTLEIARRCNLTLVLDKPQLPDFPTPEVNGQRMTPDDYFRYASHEGLKERMAHLYPDAAQRGQEMPRYLARLEFELNTIVKMGFPGYFLIVGDFINWAKNNGCPVGPGRGSGAGSLVAYSLKITDLDPLRYNLLFERFLNPERVSMPDFDIDFCQTNRNLVIDYVKSKYGKDAVSQIVTFGTMAARAAVRDVGRVLDMSYTFCDGISKLIPNKPGVSVSLQLPPPDRKKDDKTVYAVEAEPLLAEREAKEEDVKTLLELARKLEGLTRNVGMHAGGVLIAPGKLTDFCPLYQQPGSDSAVSQFDKYDVEAIGLVKFDFLGLATLTILEIARDFIIERHRGQENFAFENLPLDDMRVYKLFQEGKTEAVFQFESRGMQGMLKDAKPTRLEDLIALNALYRPGPMDLIPSFVARKHGREVVEYPHPLVAEMLSETYGIMVYQEQVMQTAQILGGYSLGGADMLRRAMGKKDADEMARQRQIFRDGAAKNNINQAKADEVFDLMEKFAGYGFNKSHAAAYSLLAYHTAWLKVHYTAEFFCANMTVEMDDTDKLKVLYEDALKMGLTFEPPDVNRGGSRFEPISDKVIRYGLSAIKGSGQQAIEAIVAAREGRGVGPSGDVAGPFKSLFDFCVRVDRSRVNKRTVEALIKAGAFDAIQLNRASLLASTDLAFEFGAAALANANQGGLFDMDDDAQGSSTQEPELVQAVPWGVKERLTFEKTAVGFYLSGHLFDEVALEVRRFAKRQIDDLIDIREPQLLAGIITDFRVINGQRGKLALFKLDDKSGVIEARADEALINAHKNLLKDDELVIVMGQLKPDRFSGGMQLTVTQIWDLEQARCRFGKFLRLVVSTQPGQAPDIARMARDYPPLREVTEQGELLRGLGVRLSVTCQGEGVRAAAELQLGERAKFYPSNAALAGWRVQAGAGKSDIVYE